In Micromonospora sp. WMMA1363, a genomic segment contains:
- a CDS encoding IS110 family transposase translates to MSSVAYSGRTNPVVLHTHLTAAPRGAVGDKAAAHTAITESFVAALTVVGKQIKALEAQISTQLARHADRHIFTSLPRSGQVRAARLLAEIGDCRAKFPTAEALICLAGTAPSTRQSGKSRVVGFRWACDKQLRDAVCDFAGDSIKANPWAANLYWQARQRGHDHPHAVRVLARARITVIWHCWHDGVAYDPTKHRALQRLINQDQQAVG, encoded by the coding sequence CTGTCCTCGGTCGCCTACTCCGGTCGCACCAACCCGGTCGTACTGCACACCCACCTGACCGCCGCGCCCCGCGGCGCCGTCGGCGACAAAGCCGCCGCGCACACCGCGATCACCGAATCCTTCGTCGCCGCACTGACCGTCGTCGGCAAGCAGATCAAGGCCCTGGAGGCCCAGATCAGCACCCAACTCGCCCGGCACGCCGACCGGCACATCTTCACCAGCCTGCCCCGCTCCGGGCAGGTCCGAGCGGCACGGCTGCTGGCCGAGATCGGCGACTGCCGAGCCAAATTCCCCACAGCCGAAGCGCTGATCTGCCTGGCCGGTACCGCGCCGTCCACCCGCCAGTCCGGCAAGTCCCGTGTCGTCGGGTTCCGCTGGGCCTGCGACAAACAACTCCGCGACGCCGTCTGCGACTTCGCCGGCGATTCCATCAAGGCCAACCCGTGGGCCGCCAACCTCTACTGGCAGGCCCGCCAACGTGGACACGACCACCCACACGCCGTCCGCGTCCTGGCCCGCGCCCGGATCACCGTCATCTGGCACTGCTGGCACGACGGCGTCGCCTACGACCCCACCAAACACCGGGCCCTGCAACGACTCATCAACCAAGATCAACAAGCGGTAGGTTGA
- a CDS encoding IS110 family transposase: protein MKSASNTLPEEAPNDVTAGLDWARDDHAVSVVNGRGREIARHTVEHTAAGLRELITVLAAAGCREVAIERPDGPVVDTLLDAGLTVVVISPNQVKNLRGRYGSAGNKDDRFDAFVLADTLRTDRARLQPLVPDSPQTIALRRTVRARRDLVAHRVALANHLRAHLRLVFPGAVGLFSEIDSLISLAFLIRFPTQDKADWLTPARLAK from the coding sequence GTGAAGTCTGCCAGTAACACCCTGCCCGAGGAAGCTCCGAACGATGTGACCGCTGGCCTGGACTGGGCCCGCGACGATCACGCCGTGTCGGTCGTCAACGGCCGCGGCCGCGAGATCGCCCGGCACACGGTCGAGCACACCGCCGCCGGCCTGCGCGAGCTGATCACCGTGCTGGCCGCCGCGGGCTGCCGGGAGGTCGCGATCGAACGCCCCGACGGGCCGGTGGTCGACACCCTGCTCGATGCGGGGCTGACCGTGGTCGTGATCAGTCCGAACCAGGTCAAGAACCTGCGTGGCCGGTACGGCTCGGCCGGCAACAAGGACGACCGGTTCGACGCGTTCGTGCTGGCCGACACCCTGCGCACCGACCGGGCCCGCCTCCAGCCGCTGGTTCCGGACAGCCCGCAGACCATCGCGCTGCGCCGCACGGTCCGGGCCCGACGCGACCTGGTCGCGCACCGGGTCGCTCTGGCCAACCACCTGCGCGCCCACCTGCGCCTGGTCTTCCCCGGCGCGGTCGGCCTGTTCAGCGAGATCGACTCGCTGATCAGCCTGGCATTCCTGATCCGTTTCCCGACCCAGGACAAGGCCGACTGGCTCACCCCAGCCCGGCTGGCCAAGTGA
- a CDS encoding dihydrolipoamide acetyltransferase family protein — MSEKVFLLPDLGEGLTEAEIVEWRVVVGDTVTVDQTVVEVETAKAVVDVPCPYAGRVVALHGAAGEVRPVGQPLVTIAPPDTAGGSAPDDGSEPAAYREEERAGSGNVLIGYGTGHGGAGRRRRPRVVVAPESGAGVPTPAGTSVAPGGSPAAARASTWRSVDGPDVSRTAPLVISPIVRRLAREGGIDLASLHGTGPGGVIRRADVEVAVASPTAPLTAVPDAPVAHGELSDGDVVVPLTGIRKAIADKLSRSRREIPEVTIWVDVDATALLETRVAINATTPDTPVSVLALLARVCLSGLRRFPQLNARVETERQRVVQSAGVHLGIAAQTDRGLVVPVLRDAQRLTTAELAVALADTTAAARAGTLPPARLTGGTFTLNNYGVFGVDGSTPIINHPEAALLGVGRIVDKPWVVDGQLAVRKVTQLSLTFDHRVCDGGVAGGFLRHVADCVERPAVLIANL, encoded by the coding sequence GTGAGCGAGAAGGTTTTCCTCCTGCCGGACCTCGGGGAGGGGCTGACCGAGGCGGAGATCGTCGAGTGGCGGGTCGTCGTCGGCGACACGGTGACCGTGGACCAGACCGTCGTCGAGGTGGAGACCGCCAAGGCCGTCGTCGACGTGCCCTGTCCGTACGCCGGGCGGGTGGTGGCCCTGCACGGCGCGGCGGGTGAGGTCCGCCCGGTCGGCCAGCCGTTGGTCACGATCGCCCCACCGGACACGGCCGGGGGGTCCGCGCCCGACGACGGTTCCGAGCCCGCCGCCTACCGGGAGGAGGAGCGGGCCGGCTCCGGAAATGTCCTGATCGGCTACGGCACCGGCCACGGCGGCGCAGGCCGGCGGCGCCGACCTCGTGTCGTCGTCGCGCCGGAGTCCGGGGCGGGCGTGCCGACGCCGGCCGGCACCTCGGTCGCACCCGGCGGTTCCCCGGCCGCCGCCAGGGCGTCCACGTGGCGCTCGGTGGACGGCCCGGACGTGTCACGGACCGCCCCGCTGGTCATCTCCCCGATCGTCCGGCGGTTGGCGCGGGAAGGCGGCATCGACCTGGCGTCCCTGCACGGCACCGGGCCCGGCGGCGTGATCCGCCGCGCCGACGTGGAGGTTGCCGTGGCCTCGCCGACCGCGCCGCTCACCGCCGTGCCCGACGCCCCGGTGGCGCACGGCGAGCTGAGCGACGGCGACGTGGTCGTGCCGCTGACCGGCATCCGCAAGGCCATCGCCGACAAGCTGTCCCGCAGCCGGCGGGAGATCCCGGAGGTGACCATCTGGGTGGACGTCGACGCGACCGCCCTGCTGGAGACCCGCGTGGCGATCAACGCGACCACCCCGGACACGCCGGTGAGCGTCCTGGCGCTGCTGGCCCGGGTCTGCCTGTCGGGCCTGCGGCGGTTTCCGCAGCTCAATGCCCGGGTAGAGACCGAACGGCAGCGGGTCGTCCAGTCCGCCGGCGTGCACCTGGGCATCGCCGCCCAGACCGACCGGGGCCTGGTGGTGCCGGTACTGCGGGACGCGCAGCGGCTCACCACCGCCGAGTTGGCCGTCGCGCTGGCGGACACCACGGCGGCGGCGCGGGCCGGTACCCTCCCGCCGGCCCGGCTCACCGGCGGCACGTTCACGCTGAACAACTACGGCGTGTTCGGTGTCGACGGTTCGACCCCGATCATCAACCACCCGGAGGCGGCGTTGCTCGGTGTGGGGCGGATCGTGGACAAGCCGTGGGTGGTCGACGGGCAGCTCGCAGTGCGGAAGGTGACCCAGCTGAGCCTCACCTTCGACCACCGGGTCTGCGACGGCGGGGTGGCCGGCGGCTTCCTGCGGCACGTCGCGGACTGCGTCGAGCGACCGGCGGTGTTGATCGCCAACCTGTGA
- a CDS encoding STAS domain-containing protein — translation MGQRDDRFHVEVDMGDRVVDVRAVGEVDIATVGVLRSALWAVPARSVLRLDLSGVSVLSAVGVRALVAAHLRLRSGGGELVLVRPDPVVARVLRVTGLLRVVRVVAADPAAPVPTVRELIAA, via the coding sequence ATGGGGCAGCGGGACGATCGGTTCCACGTCGAGGTCGACATGGGTGACCGGGTGGTAGACGTGCGAGCCGTCGGCGAGGTGGACATCGCGACCGTCGGCGTGCTGCGCTCGGCGCTGTGGGCGGTGCCAGCCCGGTCGGTGCTCCGGCTGGACCTGTCCGGCGTCAGTGTCCTCTCCGCCGTCGGGGTGCGCGCGCTGGTCGCCGCCCACCTGCGGCTCCGCTCCGGTGGCGGGGAACTGGTGCTGGTGCGCCCCGACCCGGTGGTGGCCCGGGTGCTGCGGGTGACGGGCCTGCTCCGGGTGGTCCGGGTCGTCGCAGCCGATCCGGCCGCTCCCGTCCCGACCGTGCGGGAGCTGATCGCGGCCTGA
- a CDS encoding FKBP-type peptidyl-prolyl cis-trans isomerase, with translation MDQAGKPEVGPIVGAPPADLVIEDITIGEGPEAQVGQVANVHYVGVAHSTGREFDASWNRGEPFGFPLGGGRVIAGWDRGVVGMKVGGRRRLTIPPHLGYGDRGAGGVIKPGETLVFVVDLLDVR, from the coding sequence ATGGACCAGGCAGGCAAGCCCGAAGTGGGCCCGATCGTTGGCGCGCCCCCGGCCGATCTCGTCATCGAGGACATCACCATCGGGGAGGGGCCAGAGGCGCAGGTGGGGCAGGTCGCGAACGTCCACTACGTCGGTGTCGCCCACTCCACCGGCCGGGAGTTCGACGCGTCGTGGAACCGGGGGGAGCCGTTCGGGTTCCCGCTCGGGGGTGGACGGGTCATCGCCGGCTGGGATCGGGGTGTCGTCGGCATGAAGGTCGGTGGTCGTCGTCGCCTGACCATCCCGCCGCACCTCGGCTACGGCGACCGGGGCGCCGGAGGCGTCATCAAGCCGGGTGAGACCCTGGTGTTCGTCGTCGACCTGCTCGACGTCCGCTGA
- a CDS encoding TerC family protein, whose amino-acid sequence MDEATFAVPLWGWAAVGAVIAVMLAVDVLSHRDNHLIELREALAWSAVWITAGLSFGLVVLIWLGGQPAGAYYSGYLLEKALSIDNVFVFALLFRYFRVPDEFQHKVLFWGVVGALAFRLVFIFAGAHLLDRLAWAGLALGAFLVWTGWRLAARGEPEVDPGRNPAVRLVRRLVPTDPHYHGSHFTARVDGQRRATLLLVALAAIEGTDVVFAIDSVAAILAITTDTFLVWTATAFAVLGLRSLYFCLAGLLRHFGYLRYGLAVVLAFAGVKLILAETPVGEVPVWLTLTVVVLALSASIAWSAVVARRGRNRAGQRRLIPPDR is encoded by the coding sequence GTGGACGAGGCGACGTTCGCCGTGCCGCTGTGGGGCTGGGCGGCGGTCGGCGCGGTCATCGCCGTCATGCTCGCGGTCGACGTGCTCTCCCACCGCGACAACCACCTCATCGAGCTGCGCGAGGCGCTCGCCTGGTCGGCGGTGTGGATCACCGCCGGTCTCTCGTTCGGACTGGTGGTCCTGATCTGGCTGGGCGGCCAGCCCGCGGGCGCGTACTACTCCGGCTACCTGCTCGAGAAGGCCCTGTCCATCGACAACGTCTTCGTGTTCGCGCTGCTGTTCCGCTACTTTCGGGTCCCCGACGAGTTCCAGCACAAGGTCCTCTTCTGGGGAGTGGTTGGCGCCCTCGCCTTCCGGCTCGTCTTCATCTTCGCCGGCGCCCACCTACTGGACCGGCTGGCCTGGGCCGGGCTTGCCCTCGGAGCGTTCCTGGTCTGGACGGGCTGGCGACTCGCCGCGCGCGGCGAACCCGAGGTCGACCCGGGCCGCAACCCGGCCGTGCGGCTCGTCCGGCGGCTGGTGCCGACCGATCCGCATTACCACGGTAGCCACTTCACGGCCCGGGTCGACGGCCAGCGCAGAGCCACGCTGCTGCTGGTCGCGCTCGCCGCGATCGAGGGCACCGACGTGGTCTTCGCGATCGACTCGGTGGCGGCGATCCTCGCCATCACCACCGACACGTTCCTGGTCTGGACGGCGACCGCGTTCGCCGTGCTCGGCCTGCGGAGCCTCTACTTCTGCCTGGCCGGTCTGCTGCGGCACTTCGGCTACCTGCGGTACGGACTGGCGGTCGTGCTCGCCTTCGCCGGAGTGAAGCTGATCCTCGCCGAGACGCCGGTGGGCGAGGTACCGGTCTGGCTCACGCTGACGGTGGTGGTGCTGGCCCTGTCGGCCTCGATCGCCTGGAGCGCTGTCGTCGCCCGCCGGGGACGCAACCGGGCCGGCCAGCGGCGGCTCATCCCGCCGGATCGCTGA
- a CDS encoding helical backbone metal receptor encodes MRVVSLVPSLTEAVASTLPGLLVGATDWCTHPVGLDVPRVGGSKYPDLDRIRALRPDLVLVNVEENRREDADALAAAGVPVRVTYPRTVDDALTELAALLAELGAAAEPGWLTAARHAWSAVPVDAPPRRAVVPVWRRPWVVLGRDTFAGDVLRRLGVTHLYADHAERYPRPPLAELRARKPELVVLPDEPYPFAPGDGPEAFPGVPCALVSGRHLTWYGPSLGEAPARLAAQLAAAVSDPAG; translated from the coding sequence ATGCGGGTGGTGTCACTGGTGCCGTCACTGACCGAGGCGGTGGCGTCGACGCTCCCCGGGCTGTTGGTCGGGGCGACCGACTGGTGCACCCACCCCGTCGGGCTGGACGTGCCACGGGTCGGCGGCAGCAAATACCCGGACCTGGACCGGATCCGCGCGCTCCGGCCCGACCTGGTCCTGGTCAACGTCGAGGAGAACCGACGCGAAGACGCCGATGCCCTGGCGGCGGCCGGCGTGCCGGTGCGGGTCACCTACCCTCGCACGGTGGACGACGCGCTCACCGAGCTCGCCGCCCTGCTGGCGGAGCTGGGCGCGGCGGCCGAGCCGGGCTGGCTGACTGCTGCCCGCCACGCGTGGAGCGCCGTGCCGGTCGACGCGCCGCCACGTCGGGCGGTGGTGCCGGTCTGGCGGCGGCCGTGGGTGGTGCTGGGTCGGGACACGTTCGCCGGTGACGTACTGCGCCGGCTGGGCGTGACCCACCTGTACGCCGACCACGCCGAGCGGTATCCGCGGCCGCCCCTGGCCGAGCTGCGGGCGCGGAAGCCGGAGCTGGTGGTGCTGCCGGACGAGCCGTACCCGTTCGCCCCGGGCGACGGCCCGGAGGCGTTCCCGGGTGTGCCGTGCGCCCTGGTCTCCGGCCGGCACCTGACCTGGTACGGGCCGTCGCTGGGCGAGGCGCCCGCCCGGCTCGCGGCCCAGCTCGCGGCGGCAGTCAGCGATCCGGCGGGATGA
- a CDS encoding nitroreductase family protein — MPPNTPADPPTRPVPDYGVSPTEALARSRAFADAMVRRRTIRDFGDRPIPAGVLDQALRAAASAPSGANRQPWRFVVVTDPELKRRLRVAAEAEERIFYEQRAPEEWLAALAPLGTDASKPFLETAPAVIVVFEVHRGPDTPRPYYVKESVGIAVGLLLAALHQAGLATLTHTPSPMRFLNELLDRPTEERANVVIPVGYPADGATVPAITRKPLSEVVVWR; from the coding sequence GTGCCCCCGAACACCCCCGCGGATCCACCCACTCGGCCCGTACCCGACTACGGCGTATCTCCGACGGAGGCGCTGGCCCGGTCCCGGGCCTTCGCCGACGCGATGGTGCGACGTCGCACCATCCGCGACTTCGGCGACCGACCGATCCCGGCCGGCGTCCTTGACCAGGCGTTGCGTGCCGCGGCTTCGGCGCCGAGCGGCGCCAACCGGCAGCCGTGGCGATTCGTGGTGGTCACCGACCCGGAGCTCAAGCGCCGGCTGCGGGTCGCCGCCGAGGCCGAGGAGCGCATCTTCTACGAACAGCGCGCACCGGAGGAGTGGTTGGCGGCGCTGGCGCCGCTGGGCACCGACGCGAGCAAGCCGTTCCTGGAGACCGCGCCCGCGGTGATCGTGGTCTTCGAGGTGCACCGCGGTCCGGACACCCCGCGCCCCTACTACGTCAAGGAGTCGGTGGGGATCGCGGTCGGACTCCTGCTCGCCGCGCTGCACCAGGCGGGCCTTGCCACCCTCACCCACACTCCGAGCCCGATGCGCTTCCTCAACGAGCTGCTGGACCGGCCCACCGAGGAACGGGCCAACGTGGTCATTCCGGTGGGTTACCCGGCGGACGGGGCCACCGTTCCGGCCATCACCCGTAAGCCGCTCTCCGAGGTGGTCGTCTGGCGGTGA
- a CDS encoding transposase family protein, giving the protein MIAYRAMVDVPRELVQYLGRLLAAQRRAKGTRRDTRALTCFYQALLVLVWFRKGEDATLLGAGFGISRATAYRYMAEGVAVLAAQAQDLHTALRRVADDGWSYVILDGKLFDCDRVAETTLSVKGDTIDAWYSGKHRDFGGNVQAVMRPDGLPVWTSAAMPGHLHDLTCAQQQGITAALNWAASELDLPTLADSGYEGAGQGVKVPVKQPTDGQRLAPDNRAYNRLLRGLRWQGERGFAILVGRWKTLRHTTASPHRISDILAAALHLTHFEYKYLPQSR; this is encoded by the coding sequence GTGATTGCCTATCGTGCCATGGTCGACGTCCCCAGGGAACTCGTGCAGTACCTCGGCCGGCTGCTTGCCGCGCAACGCCGAGCCAAGGGGACACGGCGCGACACCCGCGCGTTGACCTGCTTCTACCAGGCACTCCTGGTGCTCGTCTGGTTCCGCAAAGGCGAGGACGCGACCCTGCTGGGCGCCGGGTTCGGCATCTCCCGGGCCACTGCGTACCGGTATATGGCCGAGGGTGTCGCAGTGTTGGCCGCGCAGGCCCAGGATCTACACACAGCCCTGCGCCGGGTCGCCGACGACGGCTGGTCGTACGTGATCCTGGACGGAAAGCTGTTCGACTGCGACCGGGTGGCCGAGACCACCCTCAGCGTCAAGGGCGACACGATCGACGCCTGGTATTCCGGCAAGCATCGTGACTTCGGCGGAAACGTTCAAGCGGTCATGCGCCCGGACGGCCTGCCGGTGTGGACCTCCGCGGCGATGCCGGGGCATCTGCACGATCTGACCTGCGCCCAACAGCAGGGCATCACGGCTGCCCTGAACTGGGCCGCCTCCGAACTCGACCTGCCTACCCTGGCCGACTCCGGTTACGAAGGCGCAGGTCAAGGCGTCAAAGTCCCGGTCAAGCAGCCCACCGACGGGCAGCGGCTCGCTCCCGACAACCGCGCCTACAACCGGCTGCTACGCGGACTGCGCTGGCAGGGCGAACGCGGCTTCGCGATCCTGGTCGGACGCTGGAAAACCCTCCGGCATACCACCGCCAGCCCACACCGGATCAGCGACATCCTCGCCGCCGCACTCCACCTGACCCATTTCGAGTACAAGTACCTACCGCAAAGTCGCTGA
- a CDS encoding Lsr2 family protein — MARKVITVLTDDLDGGMADRTVEFSLDGVAYTIDVSDENAGVLRKSLDPYLNAGRRIGRGGVDTSRTSRRGAGSAAGMDREQNRAIREWAAKNGYKISERGRIPVEVVEAYKKR; from the coding sequence ATGGCCAGAAAAGTAATCACAGTTCTGACTGACGACCTCGACGGCGGAATGGCCGATCGGACCGTCGAGTTCAGCTTGGACGGCGTGGCGTACACGATCGACGTCTCCGACGAGAACGCGGGCGTCCTGCGGAAGTCGTTGGACCCGTACCTCAACGCCGGGCGGCGGATCGGCCGTGGTGGCGTCGACACGTCACGGACATCCCGTCGCGGAGCCGGATCGGCGGCGGGAATGGACCGCGAGCAGAACCGGGCGATCCGCGAATGGGCCGCGAAGAACGGCTACAAGATTTCCGAGCGCGGTCGGATCCCGGTCGAGGTCGTCGAGGCCTACAAGAAGCGCTGA
- the lon gene encoding endopeptidase La yields the protein MATLPVLPLTDAVLLPGMVIPVTLDPTTQAAVDAARAAGDRSLLAVPRLDGEYGPVGVVATIEKVGRLPSGEPAAVIRGLTRARIGSGVPGPGAALWVEATELSEPAPAGRARELAREYRALMTSVLQQRGAWQVIDAIERMTDLSELADSAGYVSWLSLAQKTELLAAPDVTARLELLVGWVKDHLTEQEVAEQINTDVREGLEKSQREFLLRQQLGAIRKELGEDAPDGSADYRARVEAADLPDKVREAALREVGKLERASDASPETGWIRTWLDTVLELPWTTRTEDNTDLTAARAVLDADHAGLADVKDRILEYLAVRNRRAERNLGVVGGRGSGAVLALAGPPGVGKTSLGESVARALGRNFVRVSLGGVRDEAEIRGHRRTYVGALPGRIVRALREAGSMNPVVLLDEVDKLAVGYAGDPAAALLEVLDPAQNHTFRDHYLEVDLDLSDVLFLATANVVETVPGPLLDRMELVTLDGYTEDEKVAIARDHLLPRQRERAGLTVDEVSVTDEALARIAGEHTREAGVRQLERALAKILRKVAVASATDPAPVRVDADNLTRYLGRPKHTPESAERTAVPGVATGLAVTGAGGDVLFIEATSMDGEPGLTLTGQLGDVMKESAHIALSYLRSNGRRLGLDPNALAGRRIHLHVPAGAVPKDGPSAGITMVTALASLASGRPVRPEFGMTGEVTLSGRVLPIGGVKQKLLAAHRAGLTEVIIPKRNEPDLDDLPTEVREALTVHTLADVADVLALALRPADLDPAQDGPALLTAR from the coding sequence ATGGCGACTCTTCCGGTACTTCCCTTGACCGACGCCGTGCTGCTGCCCGGCATGGTGATCCCGGTGACCCTTGACCCGACCACCCAGGCCGCCGTCGACGCGGCCCGAGCCGCCGGTGACCGTAGCTTGCTCGCGGTGCCCCGCCTCGATGGCGAGTACGGTCCCGTCGGCGTCGTCGCCACCATCGAGAAGGTCGGTCGACTTCCCAGCGGGGAACCAGCCGCCGTGATCCGCGGCCTCACCCGGGCCCGGATCGGCTCCGGTGTCCCCGGACCCGGCGCCGCCCTCTGGGTCGAGGCGACCGAACTGTCCGAGCCCGCCCCCGCCGGACGCGCCCGGGAACTCGCCCGCGAGTACCGGGCCCTGATGACATCGGTGCTTCAGCAGCGCGGTGCCTGGCAGGTCATCGACGCGATCGAGCGGATGACCGACCTCTCCGAACTGGCCGACTCGGCCGGCTACGTTTCCTGGCTCAGCCTCGCACAGAAGACCGAGCTGCTCGCCGCGCCGGACGTCACCGCCCGACTGGAACTGCTCGTCGGCTGGGTCAAGGACCACCTGACCGAGCAGGAGGTGGCCGAGCAGATCAACACCGACGTCCGCGAGGGGTTGGAGAAGTCCCAGCGCGAGTTCCTCCTCCGCCAGCAGCTCGGCGCGATCCGCAAGGAACTCGGCGAGGACGCGCCGGACGGCTCCGCCGACTACCGGGCGCGGGTCGAGGCGGCCGACCTGCCCGACAAGGTCCGTGAGGCGGCGCTACGCGAGGTCGGCAAACTGGAACGGGCCAGTGACGCCTCCCCGGAAACCGGCTGGATCCGCACCTGGCTGGACACGGTGCTGGAACTGCCGTGGACCACGCGGACCGAGGACAACACCGACCTGACTGCGGCCCGCGCGGTGCTCGACGCCGACCACGCCGGCCTGGCCGACGTGAAGGACCGCATCCTGGAGTACCTCGCGGTGCGTAACCGGCGAGCGGAGCGCAACCTCGGCGTGGTCGGCGGTCGCGGCTCCGGCGCGGTGCTCGCCCTCGCCGGCCCGCCCGGGGTCGGCAAGACCAGCCTCGGCGAGTCCGTCGCCCGGGCGCTCGGTCGCAACTTCGTCCGGGTCTCCCTCGGCGGTGTCCGCGACGAGGCGGAGATCCGCGGCCACCGGCGTACGTACGTCGGCGCGCTGCCCGGCCGGATCGTCCGCGCCCTGCGCGAGGCCGGCTCGATGAACCCGGTCGTGCTCCTCGACGAGGTCGACAAGCTGGCCGTCGGCTACGCCGGTGACCCGGCCGCGGCCCTGCTGGAGGTGCTCGACCCGGCCCAGAACCACACCTTCCGGGATCACTACCTGGAGGTCGACCTCGACCTGTCCGACGTGCTCTTCCTGGCCACCGCCAACGTGGTGGAGACCGTCCCCGGCCCGCTGCTGGACCGGATGGAGTTGGTCACCCTGGACGGCTACACCGAGGACGAGAAGGTGGCCATCGCCCGTGACCACCTGCTGCCCCGGCAGCGGGAGCGGGCCGGGCTGACCGTCGACGAGGTCAGCGTGACCGACGAGGCGCTGGCGCGAATCGCCGGGGAGCACACCCGGGAGGCCGGAGTGCGGCAGCTCGAACGTGCCCTGGCGAAGATCCTGCGAAAGGTGGCCGTCGCGTCGGCGACCGACCCGGCCCCGGTCCGGGTGGACGCCGACAACCTGACCCGCTACCTGGGCCGGCCGAAGCACACCCCGGAGTCGGCGGAGCGGACGGCGGTCCCGGGAGTGGCCACCGGCCTGGCGGTCACCGGCGCCGGCGGTGACGTGCTCTTCATCGAGGCCACCAGCATGGACGGCGAGCCGGGGTTGACCCTGACCGGTCAGCTCGGCGACGTGATGAAGGAGTCTGCGCACATCGCCCTGTCATACCTGCGGTCGAACGGGCGGCGACTGGGGCTGGACCCGAACGCGCTGGCCGGGCGGCGGATCCACCTGCACGTCCCGGCGGGCGCGGTGCCCAAGGACGGCCCCAGCGCCGGCATCACCATGGTCACCGCCCTGGCGTCGCTGGCCAGCGGCCGGCCCGTCCGCCCCGAGTTCGGGATGACCGGTGAGGTGACCCTCTCCGGTCGGGTGCTGCCCATCGGTGGCGTGAAGCAGAAGCTGCTCGCCGCGCACCGGGCGGGTCTGACCGAGGTGATCATCCCGAAGCGTAACGAGCCGGACCTCGACGACCTGCCGACCGAGGTGCGCGAGGCACTGACCGTGCACACCCTCGCCGACGTCGCCGACGTGCTCGCCCTGGCGCTGCGCCCGGCCGACCTCGATCCGGCGCAGGACGGTCCGGCGTTGCTCACGGCGCGGTGA